Proteins co-encoded in one Gossypium arboreum isolate Shixiya-1 chromosome 11, ASM2569848v2, whole genome shotgun sequence genomic window:
- the LOC108477035 gene encoding pentatricopeptide repeat-containing protein At3g48250, chloroplastic, with product MNRSKAILSSLRLANSLLSTRLTSTPSFSSQVTRFSSQLSFQSHSSLLTNIHQSLSFSTKPNSLLQLILTNDWSDELVTSLHEFNSALTHETVIYVLKKLDKDPKKASSFFNWVRQEKGFKPNSSVYSFMLRIFANKATMKEFWVTLREMKDLGFYLDEETYYTIHSSFRNNKMPSDVVALTHFYKRMVEENAKDSIARKIADVIAGDEWSNETEKILDGMGTDLSDNLVIRVLKELRTYPTKGLQFFHWASKDSNYMHNTVTYNALIRILARHDSIAEFWGVVDEMKGEGFEMDIDTYIKVSRNFQKFKMLEDAVKLYEIMMDGPYKPSAQDCSLLLRSISGADGQDLSLVFRVVNKYEAAGYSLSKAIYDGIHRSLTKAGKFDEAEKIMKAMKNAGCEPDNITYSQLVFGLCKARRLEEACKVLDEMKANGCCPDIKTWTILIQGHCDANQIDDALMCFAKMVKTLEADADLLDVLINGFISQNRVDGAYKLLVEMVNVVHLRPWQATFKLLIEKLLGKRKLEESMNLLKLMKKQNYPPYPEPFVQYISKQGTVEDAMEFLKALSVKEYPSIGAYLDILESFLEEGRHTEAQDLLYKCPHHIRNHPKTSQLFGTKSTA from the coding sequence ATGAATCGGTCCAAGGCAATCCTCTCCTCACTCAGGTTAGCCAACTCGCTTCTTTCCACTCGACTCACCTCAACTCCTTCCTTCTCCTCACAGGTGACTCGCTTCTCTTCACAGCTCTCGTTTCAATCACACTCTTCTCTTTTAACCAACATCCATCAAAGCCTTTCCTTCTCTACAAAACCCAACTCGTTGCTTCAACTCATTCTGACCAACGATTGGTCTGACGAGTTAGTGACCTCCTTACACGAGTTTAACTCTGCATTGACTCATGAAACTGTCATCTATGTTCTTAAGAAACTCGATAAAGACCCCAAAAAGGCATCGAGTTTCTTCAATTGGGTGCGTCAAGAAAAAGGGTTTAAACCCAATTCTTCTGTCTATAGCTTTATGCTTAGGATTTTTGCTAATAAAGCCACAATGAAAGAGTTCTGGGTCACTTTAAGGGAAATGAAGGACCTGGGTTTTTATCTTGACGAAGAAACTTATTATACAATCCATTCTTCTTTTAGAAACAATAAGATGCCTAGTGATGTTGTGGCCTTAACCCATTTTTATAAAAGGATGGTTGAAGAGAATGCTAAGGATAGTATTGCTCGTAAGATAGCTGATGTTATTGCTGGGGATGAATGGAGCAATGAGACTGAGAAAATATTAGATGGTATGGGAACTGATTTGTCTGATAATTTAGTGATAAGGGTGTTGAAGGAACTTAGAACTTACCCTACGAAAGGTTTACAGTTTTTTCATTGGGCCAGTAAGGATTCTAATTATATGCATAATACAGTTACTTACAATGCTCTTATAAGGATTCTTGCTAGGCATGATTCTATTGCTGAGTTTTGGGGTGTTGTGGATGAGATGAAGGGTGAAGGATTTGAGATGGATATCGATACGTATATAAAAGTTTCGAGGAACTTTCAGAAATTTAAGATGTTGGAGGATGCTGTGAAACTTTATGAAATCATGATGGATGGTCCATATAAGCCTTCAGCACAAGATTGCAGCTTACTCTTACGGAGCATTTCCGGTGCTGATGGACAAGATTTGAGTTTGGTGTTCAGGGTAGTGAATAAATACGAGGCTGCCGGATATTCACTGTCCAAGGCTATTTATGACGGGATTCATCGTTCTTTAACCAAGGCGGGTAAGTTTGATGAAGCGGAGAAGATCATGAAAGCAATGAAAAATGCTGGGTGCGAACCTGATAACATTACGTACAGCCAACTGGTGTTTGGACTTTGTAAAGCAAGAAGACTCGAAGAAGCCTGCAAAGTGTTGGATGAAATGAAAGCAAATGGATGCTGTCCGGATATCAAGACATGGACTATTTTGATTCAAGGCCATTGTGATGCTAATCAGATCGATGATGCATTGATGTGTTTCGCAAAGATGGTGAAAACCCTTGAAGCGGATGCTGACTTGTTGGATGTCTTAATAAACGGTTTCATCAGTCAGAATAGAGTAGATGGTGCATACAAATTGCTGGTGGAGATGGTAAATGTAGTTCACTTAAGACCTTGGCAAGCAACATTTAAACTTCTTATAGAGAAGCTTCTGGGGAAAAGAAAACTTGAAGAATCGATGAACCTTCTTAAGTTGATGAAGAAACAAAACTACCCACCTTACCCTGAACCTTTCGTTCAATATATTTCAAAGCAGGGGACTGTGGAGGACGCTATGGAGTTCTTGAAAGCATTGAGTGTGAAGGAATATCCAAGCATTGGAGCTTACCTTGATATTCTTGAATCATTTTTGGAGGAAGGTAGACATACCGAGGCACAAGATCTGCTATATAAATGCCCTCATCATATTCGTAATCATCCTAAAACATCTCAACTCTTTGGTACCAAATCTACTGCTTGA